GCCTGACCGAGCCGTCCTCGGGCTCCGACGCTGCTGCGCTCAAGACCACGGCGAAGCGCGACGGCGACCACTTCATCGTCAACGGGTCGAAGCAGTTTATCTCTGGCGCGGGCGAGAATGAGCTGTACGTGACGATGGTCCGCACCGGCGTCGATGGACCCAAGGGTATTTCCTGCCTCGCCATCGAAAAGGACATGCCCGGCGTCAGCTTCGGCGCGAACGAGCGCAAGCTCGGCTGGCATGCCCAGCCGACGCGACAGGTGATGTTCGACAATGTCCGCGTCCCCGCCGAAAATCTGATCGGCGGCGAGGGCGAGGGGTTCCGCATCGCGATGATGGGCCTCGACGGCGGTCGCCTCAACATCGGCGCCTGCTCGCTCGGCGGGGCGCAGCGCTGCCTCGACGAGGCAATTGTCTATACAAAAGATCGCAAGCAGTTCGGCACCGCCGTGGCCGAGTTCCAGAACACCCAGTTCACCCTTGCCGACATGGCGACCGAGCTGGAGGCAGCCCGCGCTTTGCTATACCTCGCCGCCGCCAAGGTCACCGCCAACGCCCCCGACAAGACCAAGTTCGCCGCGATGGCCAAGCGTTTCGCGACCGACACCGGATCGGCCGTGGTCGACCGCGCGCTGCAGCTGCATGGCGGCTATGGCTATCTGATGGACTACCCGATCGAACGCTTCTGGCGCGACCTGCGCGTCCATTCGATCCTTGAGGGGACCAATCAGGTGATGCGGATGATCGTCGGGCGGGAGCTGACGCGGCAATGAGCGAAGACGTCCTGATTTCGGTCGAGGGCAAGGTCGGCCGCATCCGGCTCAACCGGCCCAAGGCCATCCATGCGCTCAACACCGGCGTGTGCGCCGCGATCCTCGACGCGCTGACCGCATGGCGCAGCGACACGGCGGTCGAGGCGGTAATGATCGATCATGCCGAGGGTCGCGGCTTCTGCGCGGGCGGCGACATCCGCATGCTGGCCACCAGCGGTGCGGACGATGGCGCAGCGGCGCGGGACTTCTTCCGCGTCGAATATCAGATGAACCACGCGCTGTTCACCTTCGTGAAGCCGATCGTCGCGTTCATGGACGGGATCACGATGGGCGGCGGCGTCGGCCTGAGCCAGCCCGCGCGGTTCCGGGTTGCGACGGAGAACACGAAGTTCGCGATGCCGGAGACCGGTATCGGCCTGTTCCCCGATGTCGGCGGCGGATGGTATCTGTCGCGTCTGCCGGGTCGCGTCGGCCAGTATCTCGCGGTCACCGGCCATCGGATCGACGGCGCGGAGTGCGTCGCGCTGGGCCTCGCCACACATTATCTCCCGTCGGACCGACTGTACGATGCCAAGGGGCGCATTCTGGCCGACCCGCAGACGATCGAAGCGGTGCTGGCCGACTTGGCCACGCCTGTCCCTGACGCCCGCATCCTCGCCCACCGAGAGGATATCGACCGGCTGTTCGCGCGCGATCATCTCGAAGACATCATCGCCGCGCTCGAAGCCGATCCGGGCGAATGGGCGATGCAGCAACGCGCCACCATCGCCGGCAAATCGCCGCAGTCGATGAAGGTCAGCCTCAAGCTTCTGCTCGACGGCGCGTCCATGCAAACCTTCGAGGATGAGATGCGGCAGGAATATGCGGTCGCCACGCGCGTCGTGCAGCGCCATGACTTCATCGAGGGCGTGCGCGCGCTCATCATCGACAAGGACAATCACCCGCGCTGGGACCCCGCCACGCCGGAGGGGGTCAGCGACCATCTGATCGACCAGATCTTCGCGCCGCTGCCCGAGGATGAGGCGTGGAGTCCAGCTTAACTCCCCTGCCGCTTGGGGGAGGGGCTTGGGGAGGGCCTGTCCTCCCGGACGTCGTTTGAGTTACAGGCCCTCCCCCGACCCCTCCCGCAAGCGGGAGGGGAGCAGAAGGAAACGAAATGACCTACAACACAATCCTCGTCGAACAGCGCGGCGCCGTCACGTTGGTGACGCTCAACCGACCGCAGGCACTCAACGCGCTCAACAGCGAAGTCCTGTCCGAATTGCTCGACGCCTTCGCCGCGTTCGACGCCGACCCGTCACAGGGCTGCGCCGTCCTCACCGGCAGCGAAAAGGCGTTCGCGGCGGGCGCGGATATCAAGGAGATGCAGGCGCAGGGCTTTGCCGACATGTACGGCCACAATTTCTTCGCCGGCTGGGACCAGTTTACCCGCACGCGCAAGCCGATCATCGCCGCCGTCTCCGGCTTCGCGCTGGGCGGCGGATGCGAGCTGGCGATGATGTGCGACTTCATCCTCGCCGCCGATACCGCCAAGTTCGGTCAGCCGGAGATCAAGCTCGCCGTCGCCCCCGGCATGGGCGGGTCGCAGCGCCTGACCCGCGCGGTGGGCAAGGCCAAGGCGATGGAAATGTGCCTCACCGGCCGCATGATGGGCGCGGAAGAGTCGGAGCGCGCCGGCCTCGTCAGCCGCGTCATTCCCGCCGCCGAACTGCTTGACGAAGCGCTCAAGTCCGCCGCGACGATCGCCTCGATGGCCCCGCTCGCGGTGCTGGCGAACAAGGAAATGGTCAACGCAGCGTTCGAGACGGGCCTGGCGCAGGGCGTCCAGTTCGAACGCCGCCTGTTCCACGGCCTGTTCGGCAGCGCCGACCAGAAGGAAGGCATGGCGGCATTCGTCGAGAAACGTCCGGGGAACTGGACGGGGAAATAGCCTTGCCGTCACCGCAGCGGAAGCTGGGGTTTCGTGCGGCAGAAGACCCCAGCTTCCGCTGGGGTGACGAAAGATGAGAGGAGCGCCGCAATGGCCCGCGTAGGATTTATCGGTCTCGGCAATATGGGCGGCGGGATGGCCGCGAACCTGGCGAAGGCGGGGCATGACGTGCGCGCCTATGACCTCAGCGAAGAGGCGCTCGCCCGCGCCAAGGCTGCCGGATGCCTGCCCGTGGCGAGCGCGGCCGAGGCGGCGCAGGGCGCGGAGGCGGTCATCACCATGCTGCCCGCCGGCAAGCATGTCGAACAGGTCTATGCCGACAGCGTGTTCGGCGCGGCGGATACCGGGGCGATCCTGATCGATTGTTCGACCATCGACGTCGATACCGCGCGCCGCGTCGCCGATGCGGCGGCGGCCAAGGGGCTGATGGCGGTCGACGCGCCCGTCTCCGGCGGGATCGCGGCGGCGGCTGGCGGCACGCTTACCTTCATGGTCGGCGGCAGCGATGCGGCGTTCGAACGCGCGGAGCTGTTCCTGTCGGACATGGGCAAGGCGGTGATCCATGCCGGTGGTAACGGCGCGGGACAGGCGGCGAAGATCTGCAACAACATGCTGCTCGGCGCGACGATGGTCGCGACCTGCGAGGCGTTCCTGCTCGCGCGCAAGCTCGGGCTCGACCCGCAGACCTTCTACGACATCAGCTCGGTCTCATCGGGGCAGAGCTGGTCGATGACCAGCTACGCGCCACTGCCCGGAGTCGGCCCCAAATCGCCCGCCGACAACGATTATCAAGGCGGCTTCGCGGTCGGGCTGATGCTCAAGGATCTGAAGCTGGCGATGGAGGCGGCCGAAACGGTCCACGCCGACACGCCGATGGGGGCGCGTGCTGCGGAGCTCTATGCGAAGTTCGCCGATGCGGGCCATGCCGGGATGGATTTTTCGGGCATCATCCGGATGCTGGAGGCGCGCGGCGAGGGCTGAATCCTGGAGCAGTTCGCGCTGAGAAAGCAGCATCTTCCATTGACCCGACACCAGGGATGGCGCTTCGGCGCGCTCAGCGCAAACGGTGTGGGGATTGAGCGTTAGTGCAGGTGGGTCGCGGCAGGCAACAGCCGTGGCCGTTCCGCTGCGGGCATCGCGACAGGCGCAGTCTCGCGCTCGCCGCGCAGCACGCTGCCCATCGGTGCGGGGCGACCGAGCAGATAGCCCTGCGCATAGCGGCAGCCGAGCAAGCTCGCCTCCATCAGCTGTGCCTCGGTCTCGATCCCCTCGATCACGCAGTCGAGGCTCAGCGAATGGGCCAGTCCGCGGATCGCCGCAATCATCGCGCGACCCGATTGGGTGGTCATCCCTGCGGCGAAGCTGCGGTCTACCTTGAGGATGTCGAGCGGAATCTGGTGCAAGATGCCCAGGCTCGAATAGCCGGTGCCGAAATCGTCCAGTGCGACGCGCACCCCCAATGCGCGCAGCTGCTCCAGCACTGTCCGTGCCCCGTCGATGTCCGACATCAACGTGGTCTCGGTAATCTCGAAAGTGAGTCGTGCCGGCTCGATCCCGCTCGCGACGATCATCCGGGTCAGCTCGCGGATCGTCTCTGGCGATGCGATGTCGTGCACCGACAGGTTGAACGATACGCCGACCCCTGTTGGCAGGCGTTCGGCCTTCGCGAGGAGCTTGGCGAACAGGATTAGCGTCACCTGATTGATCAGCCCCAGCCGCTCGGCCATCGCGATCAGCCGGTCGGGCATCACCAGCCCCAATTGTGGCGAATGCCAGCGCGCCAGGGCCTCGACGCTCGCCAGCGTCATGCTGCGCGTTTCGTAGATCGGCTGGAACAGCAGCGACAACTCCGCACTCAGGTCGGCGGCGCGGAATGCAGCCTCCAGTTGTAGCTCATCGCGGATCATCGCCTCATGCTCGGCGGAAAAGATCACGCACTCGCCGCGCTCGTGCGACTTGGCGTGGTACAGCGCATAGTCGGACCGGTCGAACAGCGCATGGGCGTTGCGCCCGGCATCGGGGTAGACCGCCAGCCCGATCGAACATCCAACGCGCAACGACGCGTCGTGGATCATCATCGGCGCACAGATCGTCTCGCGAAGACCCGCCAGCCGTGCGCGGGCAGTCGATGCGTCGCCGTCGATCAGGATACCGAACTCGTCGCCGCCCAG
The genomic region above belongs to Sphingomonas sp. J315 and contains:
- a CDS encoding enoyl-CoA hydratase; the protein is MTYNTILVEQRGAVTLVTLNRPQALNALNSEVLSELLDAFAAFDADPSQGCAVLTGSEKAFAAGADIKEMQAQGFADMYGHNFFAGWDQFTRTRKPIIAAVSGFALGGGCELAMMCDFILAADTAKFGQPEIKLAVAPGMGGSQRLTRAVGKAKAMEMCLTGRMMGAEESERAGLVSRVIPAAELLDEALKSAATIASMAPLAVLANKEMVNAAFETGLAQGVQFERRLFHGLFGSADQKEGMAAFVEKRPGNWTGK
- a CDS encoding putative bifunctional diguanylate cyclase/phosphodiesterase, with protein sequence MGLAIGEAQTAPMHRPPLPPAASNAQSLPLAQYEQLRRQIPWLYLLLFANAGTLAISHGDTASRWIAQGIPLILVGIAVLRMIHWLRAPTPAELSEAEAARRNRRTQIVALAIGGGFTIWVIALDWFSAGAMRGHVAVALAVTLLSCMLCLMHVPRAAAMLAAAVVTPYALYCLSTGSLPAIFTALNIALVTAVMSKILIGSNRMFVDLVQSQQALRDERSQASRLSDENQLLAQTDSLTGLPNRRHFFARLDACLTEREANGRAPFCVGVLDLDRFKPINDTFGHATGDRLLSELGRRLSGFCGEELMIARLGGDEFGILIDGDASTARARLAGLRETICAPMMIHDASLRVGCSIGLAVYPDAGRNAHALFDRSDYALYHAKSHERGECVIFSAEHEAMIRDELQLEAAFRAADLSAELSLLFQPIYETRSMTLASVEALARWHSPQLGLVMPDRLIAMAERLGLINQVTLILFAKLLAKAERLPTGVGVSFNLSVHDIASPETIRELTRMIVASGIEPARLTFEITETTLMSDIDGARTVLEQLRALGVRVALDDFGTGYSSLGILHQIPLDILKVDRSFAAGMTTQSGRAMIAAIRGLAHSLSLDCVIEGIETEAQLMEASLLGCRYAQGYLLGRPAPMGSVLRGERETAPVAMPAAERPRLLPAATHLH
- the mmsB gene encoding 3-hydroxyisobutyrate dehydrogenase, producing MTKDERSAAMARVGFIGLGNMGGGMAANLAKAGHDVRAYDLSEEALARAKAAGCLPVASAAEAAQGAEAVITMLPAGKHVEQVYADSVFGAADTGAILIDCSTIDVDTARRVADAAAAKGLMAVDAPVSGGIAAAAGGTLTFMVGGSDAAFERAELFLSDMGKAVIHAGGNGAGQAAKICNNMLLGATMVATCEAFLLARKLGLDPQTFYDISSVSSGQSWSMTSYAPLPGVGPKSPADNDYQGGFAVGLMLKDLKLAMEAAETVHADTPMGARAAELYAKFADAGHAGMDFSGIIRMLEARGEG
- a CDS encoding acyl-CoA dehydrogenase family protein, with the protein product MTDQQFDLTDDQRAIQEMAQRFTADAITPHAAEWDEKHIFPRDTVKAAAELGFGAIYVSEESGGIGLGRLESALIMEAMAYGCPATSAFISIHNMAAWMIDRFGSQGVKDKYLPRLVTADWLASYCLTEPSSGSDAAALKTTAKRDGDHFIVNGSKQFISGAGENELYVTMVRTGVDGPKGISCLAIEKDMPGVSFGANERKLGWHAQPTRQVMFDNVRVPAENLIGGEGEGFRIAMMGLDGGRLNIGACSLGGAQRCLDEAIVYTKDRKQFGTAVAEFQNTQFTLADMATELEAARALLYLAAAKVTANAPDKTKFAAMAKRFATDTGSAVVDRALQLHGGYGYLMDYPIERFWRDLRVHSILEGTNQVMRMIVGRELTRQ
- a CDS encoding enoyl-CoA hydratase/isomerase family protein, whose amino-acid sequence is MSEDVLISVEGKVGRIRLNRPKAIHALNTGVCAAILDALTAWRSDTAVEAVMIDHAEGRGFCAGGDIRMLATSGADDGAAARDFFRVEYQMNHALFTFVKPIVAFMDGITMGGGVGLSQPARFRVATENTKFAMPETGIGLFPDVGGGWYLSRLPGRVGQYLAVTGHRIDGAECVALGLATHYLPSDRLYDAKGRILADPQTIEAVLADLATPVPDARILAHREDIDRLFARDHLEDIIAALEADPGEWAMQQRATIAGKSPQSMKVSLKLLLDGASMQTFEDEMRQEYAVATRVVQRHDFIEGVRALIIDKDNHPRWDPATPEGVSDHLIDQIFAPLPEDEAWSPA